CGAGGGCTATCCGATAATGCCCGTGCGCGTGACGATCCTCGTGGAACCGGATAGAACCATCGCCGATCTTCGGAGCGATTCCATCTTTTGGATCGAAGAGGTGGCCGGACTGCATCCGATGCCCGCCGAGAATTGGCCGGAGGAGACCCGGGCGAAGGTCGAGTCCTATGTCAACGCGCACTTTCGGCTTTCGGCCGGGAAGAACATATTGAACGGCAAGCTCGTCCGGGCCCGCTACCGGCAATTGCCGTGGGAGGTGAACGAGGAAGGGGTCTTCTTCTTGCGCCTGGAATATCCGGCGGTCCCCGCGGAAACGGCGCTGACCGGTTCAGCGGCCTTCTATGAAGAATACCGCAGCGAAATGGCCGCTGAATACCGCGGACGAACCCTTCCCTACACGAGCGATTATCGGACTTTCGTGGACATCCCGGGCCGCCGCCGCCTGTCGTTCACATTGACCGCCGACGCGCCCGCTTTCACCGCCGCGGCCGTCGAGGCGCGCCGCACTCCGTTCGCGATGACGCTGGAAAGCCTCCGGCGCGGCGCGGAAACGACGCTCGGAACGGCCTCCGGCTTCCCGACCGTGCTCGCGATCGCGCTGTGCCTCGGCGCGCGTCCTCCGGGGCGGAGAGCGCTCGGCCTCCTGCTCGGCGCGGTCTCGTGCGGATTCGCCGCCGGGGGCCTGCTCCCCGCGCCCGCCTGGCTGGCCTGGGCGGGGACGCTCGGGGCGACCCTCGCCGCCGGCCTGGGCAGGCTCGCCCCTGCCGCGAGCGCCGCCGCCGCCGGCTGCCTCGGCCTCGCCTGGTGCGCCGCCGCCCGTCCCGCGCTGCCGCATGCCCCCCTCGCGCTCCCGGCCGCCTTCGCCGGCGCGTCCTCCGCCGGCGCCGCGCTCCTCTTCGTCGCCTGGTGCGGCCTGCGCGCGGAGCAGCGCCGCCTCGCCGACGTCTCCGAGTCTCGCGCCGAGGAGCTGTTCGCGCGGCGCGTGCGCCTGACCGCCACGGCCCTGGCCATGGTCGGAGCCTACGGTCTTTGGCAGTCTTTCCAGAGGTGATCGCTTGAACGCCATCCGATTCCAGAACGTCTCCAAGATCTACCGCCGGTCCCACCTCGGGCGCGTCACCCAGACGCCGGGCCTGGTCGGCCTCGACCTCGACGTCGAGAAGGGCGAGGTGTTCGGCCTCCTCGGCCTCAACGGCTCGGGCAAGACCACCGCGATCAAGCTCCTGATGGGCCTGCATCACCCGACCAAGGGCGAGGTGGAGACCTTGGGCCGGCGCGCCTCCGACGTCGAGGTCCTCGCCCGCATCGGCTACGCGCCCGAGGCGGCGTACCTCAACAAGACCCTGACGGGACGGGAGAACCTGCGCCTGTTCGCCGCCCTGTCGCGCATCCCGGGCGCGGACATCGAGCGGCGCGTGACGGAGATCCTCGAGAAGGTCGGCCTGGTCCAGGCGATGGACCAGAGGCTCTCGGATTACTCGAAGGGCATGCTGCAGCGCGCGAGCCTGGCCCAGGCGCTCATCCACGACCCCGAGCTCGTCATCCTCGACGAGCCCGTGACCGGGCTCGACCCGCTCGCGATCAAGGAGGTGCGCGTGCTGATCCTCTGGCTCAAGT
This window of the Elusimicrobiota bacterium genome carries:
- a CDS encoding ABC transporter ATP-binding protein produces the protein MNAIRFQNVSKIYRRSHLGRVTQTPGLVGLDLDVEKGEVFGLLGLNGSGKTTAIKLLMGLHHPTKGEVETLGRRASDVEVLARIGYAPEAAYLNKTLTGRENLRLFAALSRIPGADIERRVTEILEKVGLVQAMDQRLSDYSKGMLQRASLAQALIHDPELVILDEPVTGLDPLAIKEVRVLILWLKSKGKTVLFSSHDISEVERVCDRIGILSGGRLVKVMRQEEWRGKADALETAFAAAVVRTDGVGAIRME